A single region of the Anaerococcus urinomassiliensis genome encodes:
- the glyQ gene encoding glycine--tRNA ligase subunit alpha produces MLYFEDLILKLEQYWIEAGCSVMFSYDTEKGAGTMNPHTFLRALGPEPWSVVYVEPSRRPADGRYGENPNRLYQHHQLQVLLKPTPENIQDLYLKCLETIGIDPKEHDIRFVEDNWESPTLGAWGLGWEVWLDGMEITQFTYFQQVGGINCEIESGEITIGLERLCMYLQNVESVYDIKWSENLTYGDVFKQAEYENSKYSFEDADSDLLMELFDIYEKEANRLIDLGLIYPAYDNVLKTSHTFNTLDAKGAISVSERSHYIKRVRDVSSKVAQRYLEIREEQGYPLLRKDNDE; encoded by the coding sequence ATGCTTTATTTTGAAGATTTAATACTAAAACTAGAACAGTATTGGATAGAAGCTGGCTGCTCGGTTATGTTTTCTTACGATACAGAAAAAGGTGCAGGAACTATGAACCCTCACACCTTCCTAAGGGCTCTTGGCCCAGAACCATGGTCAGTTGTTTATGTTGAGCCAAGCCGCCGTCCAGCAGATGGTCGCTATGGTGAAAACCCAAATAGGCTCTACCAACATCATCAACTCCAAGTGCTCTTGAAACCAACACCAGAAAATATCCAAGACCTATACCTTAAATGCCTAGAAACCATAGGCATTGATCCAAAAGAACACGACATCCGTTTTGTAGAGGACAACTGGGAATCACCAACTCTAGGAGCTTGGGGCCTTGGTTGGGAAGTATGGCTTGATGGTATGGAAATCACCCAATTTACTTATTTCCAACAAGTTGGAGGCATCAACTGCGAGATTGAAAGTGGAGAGATTACCATTGGCCTAGAAAGACTTTGCATGTACCTACAAAATGTAGAAAGTGTTTATGACATCAAATGGTCAGAGAACTTGACATATGGAGATGTCTTCAAACAAGCAGAATATGAGAATTCAAAGTATTCATTTGAAGATGCTGATAGTGATCTTTTGATGGAATTATTTGATATTTACGAAAAGGAAGCAAACAGACTCATTGACCTAGGCCTCATATATCCAGCCTATGACAATGTCCTAAAAACCAGCCACACCTTTAATACTCTAGATGCAAAAGGGGCCATTTCAGTATCTGAAAGAAGCCACTATATCAAAAGAGTTCGTGATGTGAGCAGTAAGGTTGCACAAAGATATTTAGAAATCAGAGAAGAGCAAGGATACCCTCTTCTAAGAAAGGATAATGATGAGTAG
- the recO gene encoding DNA repair protein RecO: protein MKKIGVKKKKWWIDLATNDLSDVTGFILREFPYKETSKILEVFTREYGKISIIAKGINGKNKSSATSRRFAKVNVNLYKSGKDFYGLKEISLINAYNKSNKNFDVILYKSAIADLLLRTIDQTQIDVVYRLLNNSFLAFENARENQLNIFLAFLLKYISFSGFKPNLSTCGVCGKKIKNEDLYFSNSQASLICSDDKYQIYDKIFLTKEEFVYLKKLLYTNSEELSSVNLVKSVDKMTKLIIDYTLDKLEIARFSSIDWVYKKAFERN, encoded by the coding sequence TTGAAAAAGATTGGCGTAAAAAAGAAAAAATGGTGGATAGATTTGGCTACAAATGACCTATCAGATGTGACAGGATTTATCCTAAGAGAATTCCCCTACAAGGAAACAAGCAAAATCTTGGAAGTTTTCACCAGGGAATACGGTAAAATTTCCATAATAGCCAAGGGAATCAATGGAAAAAACAAATCATCTGCTACAAGTAGGCGCTTTGCCAAGGTCAACGTTAACCTCTATAAGTCTGGCAAGGACTTTTATGGCCTTAAGGAAATTAGCCTTATCAATGCCTACAATAAGTCTAACAAAAATTTTGATGTGATATTGTATAAGTCGGCCATAGCAGACCTTTTATTAAGGACTATAGACCAAACTCAAATTGATGTGGTCTATAGGCTCTTGAATAATAGTTTTTTGGCCTTTGAAAATGCAAGAGAAAACCAGTTAAATATTTTCTTGGCCTTTCTTTTGAAATATATATCATTTTCAGGATTTAAGCCAAATCTATCAACTTGCGGTGTTTGTGGGAAAAAGATTAAAAATGAGGACTTGTATTTTTCCAATAGTCAAGCCTCTTTGATTTGTTCCGATGACAAATACCAGATTTATGATAAAATTTTTCTTACAAAAGAAGAATTTGTCTACCTTAAAAAATTATTATATACAAATTCAGAAGAACTTTCTTCTGTAAACTTAGTCAAATCAGTGGACAAAATGACTAAGCTAATTATTGACTACACCCTAGATAAGCTTGAAATAGCTAGATTTTCATCTATTGACTGGGTGTATAAGAAAGCTTTCGAAAGGAATTAA
- the era gene encoding GTPase Era gives MKSGFISVVGRANVGKSTLMAKILGEKISIISNKAQTTRDKIQIIYNDEESQIIFIDTPGIQTPSNKLQEKLFEFSEESLKESDIVTFVVDNSLEIGRLDKEIIAMLERIRLPKILVINKVDLLREDELDQIKEKYQAMDMFDQIIGISALEDKNVKAYIEAIKSMLDEGPAYYDRDMITDKSERFIVSEIIREKALNNLSEEVPHGIAVRIDNFKERENKRLIDIDATIIVERNSHKEIVIGKGGSMVKKIGMEARKEIETFLDSKVNLKLWVKVEKDWRKKEKMVDRFGYK, from the coding sequence ATGAAATCAGGATTTATATCAGTAGTAGGCAGAGCCAATGTTGGCAAATCAACCCTTATGGCCAAGATCTTGGGTGAGAAGATTTCTATAATTTCCAACAAGGCCCAAACTACCAGAGATAAAATACAAATAATATATAACGATGAGGAAAGCCAAATCATATTTATCGACACACCAGGTATCCAAACCCCATCCAACAAGCTTCAAGAAAAACTCTTTGAATTTTCAGAAGAAAGCTTGAAAGAATCGGATATAGTTACCTTTGTAGTGGATAATTCCTTAGAAATCGGTAGGCTTGATAAAGAGATTATAGCTATGCTTGAAAGAATTCGCCTTCCTAAAATCCTAGTCATAAACAAAGTTGACTTATTAAGGGAAGATGAACTTGACCAAATCAAAGAAAAATACCAAGCCATGGATATGTTTGATCAAATTATTGGGATTTCAGCACTAGAAGATAAAAATGTCAAGGCTTACATAGAAGCTATCAAGTCCATGCTAGATGAGGGGCCAGCCTATTACGATAGGGATATGATAACTGATAAGAGCGAACGCTTTATTGTATCAGAAATAATTCGTGAAAAGGCTCTAAATAACCTAAGCGAAGAAGTTCCTCATGGCATAGCCGTTCGCATAGATAATTTCAAAGAAAGAGAAAACAAGAGACTTATTGATATTGATGCTACAATCATAGTTGAAAGGAATTCTCACAAGGAAATTGTCATCGGCAAGGGGGGATCTATGGTCAAAAAAATCGGCATGGAAGCTAGAAAAGAGATCGAGACCTTCCTAGACTCAAAGGTCAATTTAAAGCTATGGGTCAAGGTTGAAAAAGATTGGCGTAAAAAAGAAAAAATGGTGGATAGATTTGGCTACAAATGA
- the cdd gene encoding cytidine deaminase produces the protein MNEIKKLIQIALDNKENSYSPYSHFRVSSVVKTKSGSIYKGVNIENAAYSPSLCAERSAMSAAISNGERDFSYIVINGDSKDTFPCGVCRQFIREFADSDTKIVIANSIDDYKEYTIEELLPYSFSNEDLKDI, from the coding sequence ATGAACGAGATTAAAAAATTAATACAAATTGCCCTAGACAACAAGGAAAACTCCTACTCTCCCTATTCACATTTTAGGGTTTCATCAGTAGTAAAGACTAAGTCAGGCTCTATATATAAGGGAGTAAATATTGAAAATGCTGCATATTCACCAAGTCTTTGTGCCGAAAGATCAGCAATGAGTGCGGCCATCAGCAATGGTGAAAGAGACTTTTCCTATATTGTCATAAATGGCGATAGCAAGGATACTTTTCCTTGTGGAGTTTGCAGGCAATTCATCAGAGAATTTGCAGATTCTGATACAAAAATTGTAATAGCAAATTCTATAGATGATTACAAAGAATACACAATAGAAGAACTTTTGCCATATAGTTTTTCAAATGAGGACTTAAAAGATATATGA
- a CDS encoding diacylglycerol kinase — MNNKTDRDLLKEELKNEILEEWRREEDKKEAAQQELHERNFEKEELSHGQKFLKGFDYAYEGLVWAINHEKNMKFHLLILAILLVGSLFFNLSRVEMITLVFAVCFVLGFELLNTSIEQAVNLASGGKYSSFAKASKDLSAAATFIAALNALFVAYMIFFDKFLDFYNSVFARITRRPSHLAVITIALVIVVTIFLKGVFYEGHGTAFKGGFVSGHTSLAFCIATIGILLVDEPLVRLMFAGIAVIVAESRYEADIHSIPEIIRGAILGTSMAMAIFGIFS; from the coding sequence ATGAATAATAAGACTGACAGAGATCTTCTAAAAGAAGAATTAAAAAATGAAATATTAGAGGAGTGGCGCAGAGAAGAAGATAAGAAAGAAGCTGCCCAGCAAGAATTGCATGAGAGGAATTTTGAAAAAGAAGAACTTTCCCATGGGCAAAAGTTCCTAAAAGGCTTTGACTATGCCTATGAGGGCTTGGTTTGGGCTATCAACCATGAGAAAAATATGAAATTCCACTTGCTGATACTAGCCATACTTCTTGTAGGATCATTATTTTTTAACCTATCTAGGGTTGAGATGATCACTTTAGTATTTGCAGTTTGCTTTGTCCTAGGATTTGAACTTTTGAACACTTCCATTGAACAGGCAGTAAACCTAGCCAGTGGAGGCAAGTATTCGTCCTTTGCCAAGGCTAGTAAGGACCTGTCAGCTGCTGCAACCTTTATAGCAGCCTTAAATGCACTTTTTGTTGCATATATGATATTTTTTGACAAATTTTTGGACTTTTACAATTCGGTTTTTGCAAGAATTACTAGAAGACCATCACATTTGGCAGTCATTACCATAGCCTTGGTTATTGTAGTTACTATATTTTTAAAGGGTGTTTTCTATGAAGGACATGGGACAGCCTTTAAGGGTGGCTTTGTTAGTGGACATACTTCGCTGGCATTTTGTATTGCTACCATAGGCATTCTCTTGGTAGATGAACCACTAGTAAGGCTAATGTTTGCAGGTATTGCTGTTATAGTTGCAGAAAGTAGGTATGAAGCTGACATTCACTCCATACCAGAAATAATAAGAGGAGCCATACTTGGTACATCCATGGCTATGGCTATATTTGGGATATTTTCATGA
- the ybeY gene encoding rRNA maturation RNase YbeY, whose translation MNLLITNETNEKIEMDDKLESVIKTVLETEGLSLAYEVSITFVDKDEIHQLNKEFRNVDRPTDVLSFPMDTDFVVEGVDAMLGDIVICMDVAKEQANDLGHSLDREIMYLTCHSTLHLLGYDHMTDDEKKEMRTREKEVMKILGVFKNE comes from the coding sequence ATGAATCTTTTAATCACAAATGAAACCAATGAAAAAATAGAAATGGATGATAAATTAGAAAGCGTTATAAAAACAGTCCTTGAAACCGAGGGTCTTTCTTTGGCTTATGAAGTTTCTATTACTTTTGTCGATAAAGATGAGATTCACCAATTAAATAAAGAATTTAGGAATGTAGATAGGCCAACAGATGTCCTATCTTTTCCTATGGATACAGACTTTGTAGTTGAGGGTGTGGATGCCATGCTTGGCGATATTGTCATCTGTATGGATGTAGCCAAGGAGCAAGCAAATGACCTAGGCCACAGTCTAGATCGTGAGATCATGTATCTAACCTGCCATTCCACCTTGCATCTTTTGGGCTACGATCATATGACAGATGATGAAAAAAAAGAAATGCGCACCCGTGAAAAAGAAGTTATGAAAATCTTGGGAGTCTTCAAAAATGAATAA
- a CDS encoding PhoH family protein, with translation MRTLFGNFDSNRKYIEERFNTKIKLADDGIDICGEGINTEFAKELIIELLNEINKNGSIDFQKIKYHADMLERENKDVIKQALDDAIITTATGKPIKPKTLGQQAYIEKIKNNDVVFGIGPAGTGKTYLAVAMAVRSFKQGEVNRIILTRPAVEAGESLGFLPGDLQDKVDPYLRPLYDGLFEILGYETYQGFVEKGMIEVAPLAYMRGRTLDNAFVILDEAQNTTSEQMKMFLTRLGYGSKAIITGDKTQVDLPRGRMSGLKTAERILKNIKGIGFQNFSSIDVVRHPLVQKIIDAYDRDDQEKEAKRLQAKNKEESQE, from the coding sequence ATAAGAACCCTATTTGGAAATTTTGATTCAAATAGAAAATATATAGAGGAACGTTTCAATACAAAAATAAAACTTGCTGACGATGGCATTGATATATGTGGCGAAGGCATAAATACAGAATTTGCCAAAGAGTTAATCATAGAATTATTAAACGAAATCAATAAAAATGGTTCTATCGACTTTCAAAAGATAAAATACCACGCAGATATGCTAGAGCGTGAAAACAAGGATGTCATAAAACAAGCCTTGGATGATGCAATCATCACAACTGCTACAGGCAAACCTATCAAGCCAAAGACCTTGGGCCAACAAGCATACATCGAAAAGATCAAAAACAATGATGTGGTATTTGGCATAGGTCCTGCTGGTACCGGCAAAACCTACCTTGCAGTAGCCATGGCAGTAAGGAGTTTCAAACAAGGTGAAGTCAATAGAATAATCTTGACTCGTCCTGCAGTTGAAGCAGGTGAAAGCCTTGGTTTCTTGCCAGGAGATCTTCAAGATAAGGTTGACCCATATCTTAGACCACTTTATGATGGACTTTTTGAAATCCTAGGCTATGAAACCTACCAAGGATTTGTAGAAAAAGGCATGATAGAAGTTGCTCCCCTTGCCTATATGAGGGGTAGGACCTTGGACAATGCCTTTGTAATCCTAGATGAAGCCCAAAACACCACAAGTGAACAAATGAAGATGTTCTTAACTCGTTTGGGCTACGGTTCAAAGGCCATCATAACAGGAGATAAGACCCAGGTGGACCTTCCTAGAGGTAGGATGAGTGGATTAAAGACAGCCGAACGCATATTAAAAAATATCAAGGGCATTGGATTTCAAAACTTCTCATCAATAGATGTTGTAAGACACCCACTTGTCCAAAAGATAATCGACGCTTACGACAGAGATGACCAGGAAAAAGAAGCAAAAAGACTCCAAGCAAAGAACAAAGAGGAAAGCCAAGAGTAG
- the floA gene encoding flotillin-like protein FloA (flotillin-like protein involved in membrane lipid rafts), translated as MDFIIPAAIIIIVLIVFFTMVPVGLWITARFSGVNISMASLVAMRFRRLNPNLIVNALIKSHQAGIPIRTEDLESHYLAGGNINQVVDALIAAERANIDLTFEQAAAIDLAGRNVFEAVQVSVTPKVINTPVIAAVAKNGIEVKVIAKVTVRANIDRLVGGAGEETIIARVGEGIVTTVGSADSHAQVLENPDNISQTVLLKGLDSGTAYEILSIDIADVDVGRNVGAELQRDQAEADKNIAQAKAEERRAQAIALEQENKAKVVEAEARIPEAIAKAFEEGNLGIMDYYNMRNVNADTRMRESLSDVDSGDFDV; from the coding sequence ATGGACTTTATAATACCAGCAGCAATTATAATAATCGTACTAATAGTATTTTTCACAATGGTTCCAGTGGGACTTTGGATCACAGCTAGATTTTCTGGAGTTAATATTTCTATGGCAAGCCTTGTTGCTATGCGTTTTAGAAGGCTAAATCCTAATCTAATTGTAAATGCCCTTATCAAATCCCACCAAGCAGGTATACCAATTAGAACAGAAGATTTGGAAAGTCACTACCTAGCTGGAGGTAATATCAACCAAGTTGTTGATGCCCTTATAGCAGCAGAACGTGCCAACATTGACCTAACTTTTGAACAAGCAGCAGCAATAGATCTTGCTGGCCGTAATGTTTTTGAAGCTGTACAAGTTTCTGTAACACCAAAGGTTATCAATACACCAGTGATTGCAGCAGTAGCAAAAAATGGTATTGAAGTAAAGGTTATTGCAAAAGTAACAGTTCGTGCCAATATCGATAGACTTGTCGGTGGTGCAGGTGAGGAAACAATCATAGCCCGTGTTGGTGAAGGTATTGTAACAACAGTTGGTTCTGCAGATTCTCACGCTCAAGTATTGGAAAACCCAGACAATATTTCCCAAACAGTTCTACTAAAGGGTCTTGATTCTGGTACTGCTTATGAAATCTTATCAATAGACATAGCAGATGTGGATGTTGGACGTAACGTTGGTGCAGAACTTCAACGTGACCAAGCTGAAGCTGACAAGAACATTGCCCAAGCGAAGGCCGAAGAACGTCGTGCCCAAGCTATCGCCCTTGAACAAGAAAATAAGGCAAAAGTTGTGGAAGCAGAAGCGAGAATACCAGAAGCAATTGCAAAAGCCTTTGAAGAAGGCAATCTTGGTATCATGGACTATTACAATATGAGAAATGTTAATGCGGATACAAGAATGCGTGAAAGCCTATCAGATGTAGATTCTGGTGATTTTGATGTCTAG
- a CDS encoding NfeD family protein, producing the protein MLNNDVTIALSFILAVISLISVLFTDKKILFAIITVGLFGFFYYQNSIHNVADNMTIVTFVMGISLLALEIFIPSFGIIGIIGTILTVYSVMDSYENSQTGIAVLVLSALAIILTVTIYVKLGFSNNLFDSFVLKNENSAQRGFNSKKDYSELIGKTGKSKTILRPTGRVEIDGISYDAKSDSDFIGKEKDVEVTGIRDGHIIVKEKIWTL; encoded by the coding sequence ATGCTTAATAATGATGTAACTATTGCTTTAAGTTTTATTTTGGCAGTTATTTCACTGATATCTGTTCTGTTTACTGATAAGAAAATTCTTTTTGCCATAATTACTGTTGGTCTTTTTGGATTTTTCTATTATCAAAATTCTATACACAATGTAGCAGATAATATGACTATCGTTACCTTTGTTATGGGAATCTCTTTGTTAGCCCTTGAGATTTTCATTCCTAGTTTTGGCATTATTGGTATCATTGGTACAATTTTGACTGTCTATTCTGTTATGGATAGCTATGAAAATAGCCAAACTGGAATAGCTGTTTTAGTTTTATCTGCTCTTGCTATAATTCTTACTGTGACAATTTATGTCAAGTTAGGTTTTTCTAATAATCTTTTTGACTCTTTTGTTTTAAAGAATGAAAACTCGGCACAAAGAGGCTTCAATAGCAAAAAAGATTATAGTGAATTGATAGGCAAGACTGGCAAATCTAAGACTATTCTTAGACCGACAGGTAGAGTTGAGATTGATGGCATATCCTATGATGCAAAGAGCGATTCCGATTTTATCGGAAAAGAGAAAGATGTTGAGGTTACTGGCATTCGTGATGGCCACATAATAGTAAAGGAGAAAATATGGACTTTATAA
- the fni gene encoding type 2 isopentenyl-diphosphate Delta-isomerase, protein MDRQRRQRKDQHIENYLKTRARGTTLLDCVYIEHNALSDVSIKQIDTSVEFMGQKIAMPLMVDAITGGGDSSANINEDLSSICEEINIPMAVGSESIALTDESSRESFELVKQKEDLFRIGNLGFERNYEDFIFARDLIDAKAMQVHLNIAQELVMKEGDNDFHSSIDIIGELVEKFPYPIIVKETGSGISKEVAQKLIEKNVKYIDVAGKGGTNFIEIEDLRDFEMDYSDLYNWGIPTAKSIIDVRSASDDVFIIASGGIKTAMDLVKSIIIGADMAAMTGEVLNYLLRGGYQACEDFLKEINHKIKIIMALLGVRNIEELKKVDYKLIGELRELVED, encoded by the coding sequence ATGGATAGGCAAAGACGTCAAAGAAAAGACCAACACATAGAAAATTATCTAAAAACTAGAGCAAGGGGAACAACCCTCCTAGACTGCGTATATATAGAGCACAATGCCCTATCAGATGTGTCAATAAAACAAATCGATACATCAGTAGAATTTATGGGACAAAAGATTGCTATGCCCCTTATGGTAGATGCAATCACAGGTGGAGGAGATTCATCAGCAAATATTAATGAAGATTTATCATCCATATGTGAAGAAATCAACATACCAATGGCTGTAGGAAGCGAATCCATAGCCCTCACAGATGAATCAAGCAGAGAGTCATTTGAGCTAGTCAAACAAAAAGAAGACCTATTTAGGATAGGTAACTTAGGATTTGAAAGAAACTATGAAGATTTCATATTTGCCAGAGACCTCATAGACGCAAAGGCCATGCAAGTCCACCTAAACATTGCTCAAGAGCTAGTGATGAAAGAAGGAGACAATGATTTCCACTCCTCAATAGATATAATAGGAGAACTAGTAGAAAAATTCCCTTATCCAATAATAGTAAAAGAAACAGGATCGGGCATATCAAAAGAAGTGGCCCAAAAACTAATAGAAAAAAACGTCAAATACATTGACGTTGCAGGCAAGGGTGGAACCAACTTCATAGAAATAGAAGACCTAAGAGACTTCGAAATGGACTACTCCGACTTATACAACTGGGGCATACCAACAGCAAAATCAATAATAGATGTCAGAAGCGCATCAGATGATGTATTCATCATAGCATCAGGCGGTATAAAAACAGCCATGGACTTAGTAAAATCAATAATCATAGGAGCAGACATGGCAGCCATGACAGGAGAAGTCCTAAACTACCTATTGCGTGGCGGCTACCAAGCCTGCGAAGATTTTCTAAAAGAAATCAACCACAAAATAAAAATAATAATGGCCCTACTAGGAGTAAGAAACATAGAAGAACTTAAAAAAGTAGACTATAAACTCATAGGAGAGCTAAGAGAATTAGTAGAAGACTAG
- a CDS encoding LCP family protein translates to MKAKRFFITLLVILLGFFGSKFILDRLEASQRFNINGNENIINDDAVKKEEGQYLILLVGVDKNGNDDNTDFTRTDTIMLVSADTKTGNMELLSIPRDSRVKIRDKFDKVNHAHAFGGIELTMQTLRQFLGLDIDYYVQVNYQALINIVDALGGVDYDVPEGINIHKGKVKIHPGPNHLDGNEVMWYLRTRNIYNNGDIGRVNTQQAFVKAMVDEMVKKSKDMNLMTFISNYIKYVKTNLPMSAMLDLAGHINSFSSDKMSTHTVPGMEQTINGTSYWIPDYDKTWQIVDDSYSNFKLKNWKKEDSGYEEYKDFGQIEDQSQTSGITEKKDDGQAEEAPVPQTQTIPMQNNNENWQAPSQNNNQSYQAPSENYSNTNADNGNYEEYEIIEYITTTTTEEVPAEDGE, encoded by the coding sequence ATGAAAGCTAAAAGATTTTTTATTACACTTCTTGTAATACTGCTAGGATTTTTCGGATCGAAATTTATACTAGACAGACTTGAAGCAAGCCAAAGATTCAATATCAATGGTAACGAAAATATAATAAATGATGATGCAGTAAAAAAGGAAGAAGGCCAATATTTAATACTCTTAGTTGGAGTTGACAAGAACGGCAATGACGATAACACTGACTTTACTAGAACAGATACAATCATGCTCGTAAGCGCTGACACAAAGACCGGCAATATGGAGCTTTTGTCCATACCTCGTGACTCAAGAGTGAAGATTAGAGATAAGTTTGACAAGGTAAACCACGCCCACGCTTTTGGAGGAATTGAGCTTACTATGCAAACTCTAAGGCAATTTTTGGGTCTTGATATAGACTATTATGTCCAAGTCAACTACCAAGCCTTGATAAATATAGTCGACGCCCTGGGTGGGGTAGACTACGATGTACCTGAAGGAATCAATATCCATAAAGGCAAAGTAAAAATACACCCAGGTCCAAACCACCTAGATGGTAACGAGGTTATGTGGTATCTAAGAACTAGAAACATCTATAATAATGGAGACATAGGTAGGGTCAATACCCAACAAGCTTTTGTAAAAGCTATGGTAGATGAGATGGTCAAAAAGTCAAAAGATATGAATTTGATGACCTTTATCTCAAATTACATCAAATATGTGAAAACAAATCTACCAATGAGTGCTATGCTTGATTTGGCTGGTCATATCAATAGCTTCTCATCAGATAAAATGTCTACACACACAGTTCCTGGCATGGAGCAGACAATAAATGGCACAAGCTATTGGATACCAGATTATGATAAGACCTGGCAAATTGTAGATGATAGTTATAGTAACTTCAAACTCAAAAATTGGAAAAAAGAAGATTCAGGATATGAAGAATACAAGGACTTCGGGCAAATCGAAGACCAATCACAAACATCTGGCATCACAGAAAAAAAAGATGATGGCCAAGCAGAAGAAGCCCCTGTCCCACAAACACAAACAATTCCAATGCAAAATAACAATGAAAATTGGCAAGCCCCTTCCCAAAACAACAACCAATCTTACCAAGCACCATCAGAAAATTATTCCAATACCAATGCTGATAATGGCAACTACGAAGAGTACGAAATAATAGAATATATAACAACAACCACGACAGAAGAAGTACCAGCTGAAGATGGAGAGTAG